In one Carassius carassius chromosome 48, fCarCar2.1, whole genome shotgun sequence genomic region, the following are encoded:
- the LOC132131462 gene encoding complement factor H-like, translated as MAGYTGLYKLKCEKGKWKKSTERPCAKKKCSHPGDTPNGDFKLKEGTEFVFGATVLYTCKKGYEMASRTNQRTCRAQGWDNAVPVCEVVKCPAIRTDGDVTASGKTEDGSYGDIIHFECVSSDKIVDRSSDIQCEETGKWSDIVPKCKEITCTAPVISNGNVVDPQPKYHKDAILKYKCNQGFKESEDIPRCAKFGWTLNPECHEITCELKSTTFGVQKIKPKEKTIFRAGESVEITCSEKHWLFGTKKSNRSFTCQSNGKWDYEPVCEEITCEDPLDQHVSRPYWGKLKLGVKQFFSCESGYREMGKVATCTRDGWIPKPLCTGPCIVTVEEMDKRGIELRWKPKGTIISPQNDHIEFACQRGKQLRSNILLKQKCNDGVMALPECV; from the exons ATGGCAGGTTATACTGGCTTGTATAAATTAAAGTGTGAAAAGGGAAAATGGAAGAAATCCACTGAGCGACCATGTGCAA aaaaaaaatgtagtcaTCCAGGTGACACACCAAATGGTGATTTTAAACTTAAGGAGGGAACGGAATTTGTTTTTGGAGCAACAGTGTTGTATACTTGCAAGAAAGG GTATGAAATGGCCAGCAGAACCAATCAGCGTACCTGCAGAGCTCAAGGATGGGACAATGCTGTTCCTGTCTGTGAGG TTGTGAAATGTCCAGCCATTCGCACAGACGGGGATGTAACTGCATCAGGCAAAACAGAGGATGGAAGTTATGGTGATATTATTCACTTTGAGTGTGTATCTTCTGATAAAATAGTAGACAGAAGTAGTGACATTCAGTGTGAAGAGACGGGCAAATGGAGCGACATTGTTCCAAAGTGCAAAG AAATAACATGCACAGCGCCTGTCATATCAAATGGAAATGTTGTTGATCCACAGCCAAAATACCATAAAGAtgctatattaaaatacaaatgcaaTCAAGGGTTCAAGGAGAGCGAGGATATCCCCAGATGTGCTAAATTTGGCTGGACTCTGAACCCAGAATGTCATG AAATAACTTGTGAGCTGAAGTCAACCACTTTTGGGGTGCAAAAGATCAAACCGAAggaaaaaactattttcagaGCTGGAGAAAGTGTGGAGATCACCTGCTCTGAAAAACACTGGCTGTTTGGTACAAAAAAAAGCAACCGATCTTTTACATGCCAAAGTAATGGGAAGTGGGACTATGAGCCTGTTTGTGAAG AGATTACTTGTGAAGATCCTCTTGACCAGCATGTGTCTAGACCATACTGGGGAAAGCTGAAACTGggagtaaaacagtttttcagttGTGAGTCTGGATATCGTGAAATGGGAAAAGTGGCCACATGTACCCGAGATGGATGGATACCAAAACCACTCTGTACTG GGCCCTGTATAGTGACGGTTGAGGAAATGGATAAAAGAGGAATAGAGCTGCGGTGGAAGCCAAAGGGAACAATAATCTCACCACAAAATGATCACATCGAATTTGCATGCCAGAGGGGCAAACAATTAAGAAGCAATATCCTCCTAAAACAAAAGTGTAATGATGGAGTGATGGCTTTGCctgagtgtgtgtga